The Nicotiana tomentosiformis chromosome 9, ASM39032v3, whole genome shotgun sequence genome contains the following window.
CCCGGGAGTCCTATTTGAGAATCTAGTTATCCACAGACTATGAAGAGACTGATTTCTGTTAGGCGTGCCATAAACTGTGTCGCGTTCAGATGAATGACAGGTATTGTTTTCCTCACCAATGCCGGTTTTAAGTCTAGACAATGAGTCCGTGGAGTTCAGCTCATCATTTGCTTTGCTACATGCAATGTCACTCGAAGCTTTGTTTTCTGCTGAAGCAGTCACCTTGTCCCCCCCATGGCACGATATCGGAGGAACTTCAATGAGGACGTTGTTATCTTTCGGTGTTTCTTTTTCAGTTACTTTCAAGGTAGGACAATACAGCGACTGAAATACAGTTTGAAACCCCATAGACCTGCTAATCGGATCATGATCTTTGTCATACATAACAATTTCTTGATTATTAGTCTCTTTTCCTTGATTTTCCTCATCATTATTAGGAGTGAAGGTAAGAGCGAGAGTAGGAGATTCTTTAAGATTGGACTTAGAGAAGCCTTTTACCATGTTCGATATCCAAGTCATGAAAGAGCTATTACGCGCAACTGTCGATTCTGCCGCAGAATCTCTATGCACATGCGTTCTGATTCTTTTACTTCCAACGAAAGATTGCTGCTCAAAGTTCCACCGTTTCTTACCCTTTGGGATTAACCCTGTACCGTTGCAGCTTTCTACGCTTTCATGGCTATCTTCCTCACCATTCGACATCTTGCTGTTGACATTTCCTTCGGATAAGGCTTTCCCTTTCCCTTTCCTTCTATAAGACGACGACCTGCTATATGTCGGAGAAGCTTCAAGAGGAACAGAACTGTCCCTAAGAAGTTGCTCCTCCTTCTGATCACAAGTCTCCTTAACCCCTGGGAGATGTACATCATTCTCCGCTATGCATTCTGCTGGCGGACTGGTAGTATAGGAGTTCTTTTTTCTGTTTCTACTATCTTCTTCTACAGCAAATTCTAGTCTTTCGTCCGCTTCCGAGTCTTTGACAGTAGGAATTAAAGCATGACTGCTAACCAAAACATCTCCGTCTCTGCGCTTATCATTAGCAGAAATTCCTTGATTCGTTTTCTCTGCTAGAGGTTTAGTAGTTCCTGTATCAAGCTTGGAATCGGCTCCATGTTGCAGAGATCTCTCTGTTCCTAAATCTCCCTGACCTGCATCAAACAAAGTGATCTAATAAGACACATGTTATGAAATGAGAATGTCGCCATCCTTTCGTCAGCCCACTAAATCAACATCGTGGAAGGTAACGCTCCTCAATCATAACATAACAGAACATCATTAAGGCTTCTTTTTATTCATTTTTGGCCCGTCTGCTGAAAATAATTACGGGCGCTAGCCcaaatatacaaaacatatacattTTGCTGGCTATTATTTTTTAGGGTTGCCCAAAAATGCAATTTTCCCTTAAGGAATTTATGTATAGGAGATACTCCGCAGCTTAGACACAGAACACATATCTGAATGCTTCTGTGTAACACGGTCTAATAATAACGTGAGGTTCGGGTAGTAGACTACACCTGCATGATTTTCAGAACTTTCAACCGTCTGAGGGATCTGGATATCTTGACTAATGCAAAAGCCCTTCTCGGTATTCTTCAAACTTTCCGCATCTTGATTAGTGCCTAAAGTATCGACTCCATCAGCAGTGTTCATTATCTTCACTTGGCTGCTGCACCCTGTCGGAAGACTGTTTACTCAGCGTTTAACAATAAAGAGAATAAACacgagcaacaacaacaacaacaataacacaacatatccagtataatcccacatggTGGGGTATGGAGAGGGTAATGTGTACACAAACCTTGCTCCTACCTTGTGGAGATAGAGATGCTGCTTTCAGTAGACCCTCAGAATAAACACGAGCAACACTAGATAAATATTGCTAGTAAAGATATGTATAAGGCAATAGCTAAATGACTAAGATGATAGCCTTACCTACTTCATTTCCGCATTTTGATCCCATAACGTTGGTCTCATAAGCTAGACTATGTTTGTCATCAACTACTCCATCCAAAAGAAACCTTTCCGGAGAAACGATTGTTCTTTCATTAACAGCATTTTCATCATAAGTCCCCTTAAATCTGCCGCTTTGTGATGGTGGAGAAATCACATTGCTTAGTCCCACATTCCACAGAAGAACAGGTTTTTTGTCGGCTAATCTGCTATCAGCACATTTCAGGCTCAAACCTTTGTGAGGGGACCAAACTAATTCAGATAGGGGATCAGATGCTGCAAATGCCATGTCGACCATTGAGCTTGCATTTACACCTGCACCCGAATCATCTTCCGTCTTTGTCTTAACATTATGAGTGGTGCAACCTACAGCAAGTCCTAAATCAATATCATCGTCATTGCTGTTTGTCATCAGCAAGGAAGACTACAGCCTATAAGGAAGCCTGAAAAAAAAGAACATCTCGAAATATTTCAGTCACTAGCAAAGATCAGTGCAAAACAACTAAATAATTTTTTCTGGACATGAGACTAATAAAACTATGGTGATACATTTATGATAAGCTCAATTGCTCTTCTGAATTATTTTTAAACTATGTTACATAACAGTCAACAATAATGTCGGATTTCTTGATATAACCCCCGTCATTCCCACACAagggaaaaggaaaaagaaaaaaaaaagggcagCCGGTGTACTAAACTCCCGCTACGTGcgaggtccggggaagggccggaccacaagggtctattgtatgcagtcttaccctgcatttctacaaGAAACGGTTTCCACAGCtcaaacccgtgacctcctgatcaGATAACAACAACTTTACCACAACTTTACCGGTTACGCCAAGCTTCCCCTtcggaaaaagaaaaaagaaattacatTAAAAAAATTTCTCCCTCTCTTTCTTCAAGGAAGATTGAGAGTAAGTATTATGTATCATATCCAAATAAAAAACTAGCAAGCCTCCTAGGGATATGCTACAATAATGGtgcattatttatttatttattatactTAGATTCAGCTGAGATTGGCACCCAGATTCTTGGATCTACAGCTATAGAGCTTTCTTTTTGAGCAATTAATATATCGAAGTACAAAGTCTACACCTCTCATGAACTAATATTTCTACTAACTACCACGGAAGAGTGTGGTACGTCAGATAGAACCTTCTACCTTTAATCAGAAATCTCGACTTCAAGCCTTAAGAATAGAAAACAATTTAGTACATAGCTCTTCGCCCCTCAATGGGCCTACTCAGCGCGAATAGCGTATCAGTATAGACTCCATTGGGTAAAGAGAGCTTTATCCCCTCGGTGGGTCTACCCGATGCGAATTCTGAATTAGTCATGACAGTAGACTTCGAGTATCGAATGATTAAACCAATAAAGAAAAAACCTTCCATGATAACTATACCCCCACTACACACCCACCCAAACCCTTCTCTCCCTCATCACCAGCAGGCGAAGCTATGTGTGGCAAAAAATGATCAACTGAACACCCTTCGCGGACTTTGAACACCCTTATTGAATTTTCTGACTTCGCCACTCACCACTAGAAAAACAGATCATCTCCCAAAACTTCAGAATTaatgtttttaaaatttaaaaactgTAAACAAAATAGAAAAAGGATCAGTTAAAGATAGTTAAGTTTAGACTTCAGAATTCAGAAAAATTACTAGACATTCCAGCTGCTAATTAGCTCTGATTAATTACCGTCACATATATCAAAAACCAGTGATCTAGTTCCTGCATAATGATGCTACTACCAgcaaaaaataagataaaacattcaacaaaaattaggaagattgGCACTTTAGCAAGTTTCACAAATTATAAACtgcagaaaaaagaaagaaaatatatacAAAGCAGACCTTGATCCAAGAACTTTTTAACTACTTTAAGACCATGCTTAAACTTTCTTCTAGAAAGCATAATTCAAATATATTAAGAAATATTCTAAAAGTTTCAAGTAACTAAAAAACCCAAGATTCCGACTTAACCATCAcgttaattaattaatatattatcACCACTAAGCATGAGAAAGTGGGTAATTAATTAAGAAAACATAACAagtaccaaaaataaaatatttacacttTTATTAGTTAAGCAAATCAAAAAACACCACGTACTGTTTTCTCCAAAAATCCATAGCAGCCTCTTTTTATTTCTCCcaaaaaaaatcacaactttatcatttcttcaattttcattcatttttgcAGGTAATTTTACTTGCAAAGAGAAAACTAGTATATTCAGAGTAGTATGTTTTTTCTCAAGGGAGAGAAGAAGAAATTGAGACACAAACAAATTGCAAAAATGGCCATGTTTAAGAATTTGGGTATATACATGTTTGTAGAAGAAGGAACCAAAGCTCTCAAAACTGAAAAGTCCAAAAGCAGTACATAAAGTCATAAACTTTATTGACTAGTGGTTGAGATAATGCGACGTGGACTGTTCCTTGCCAGTTGCTCTCAACAACAAGAATATAATATTCATATATTTCATTTTAaaaagaatttttaaaatttataatttaaaacaagCTACAAAAATTTATGTAACTATTAATTATCTCATTAAAGATaaagtaaaaattttaaaaaaataaaattactttttatgtgacaatattttctttttagtctgatTTTAAATAGAAAAAATAGTTCTACATTTgaatataatttaatttatgCTATCTATTTACTTCTTAATAATAAGCATTTATTGCAACACAGATGTTATGGTATGGTTAAGATCATAAGTTTCAAAAATCTTATaatcattttatatatatattataatatatttaagaTCACACGTTTCAAAAGTTCTTTTATTTCAAATTTGGTGCTTGTTTCACTCATAAATTAAGACAGAGGAAATACTAATGTGTCTTGCTAATTAAGAAAATTACACATTCTATGTTTAGAAATAATTTTACTTTATCCTTGTTCAGATAATTTATAactataaaaatatcataagGCCACTATTTTTAAacgttttcttttctttattaaaTTTCGTGGGCAGCTATCAAACACGTGaaacaaaaatattttacttgttcgaaaggaaaagaaaaaagaaaatggaaGCAGGAGTTTGTCAATGTTGTGTGATACAAAATTCAAAGTTTTTTGCGTGAGGAATAGTACACACACAAATGACTTCGTATTTGCAGCCATAAAAAAATCATTAAATAATTGCCATTTTTGTAATGTTTAAGTAGCAACGTGGGgtcaaaagagaaaaaagaatggCCACTTTTGGAATTGGAATAGTTTTTTAACCACTTAATCAAAGTACAAATAAAATAGTAGAAAATAAGATTGCATGCTTCATTGGGAAATAATTAATGGTTTGAATTATATCACCTTTTAATAAGTACTTTGTTTGATACAAATGTTAAGCATAGTGATaaatacttatttattcttaatcAAGGAATTTGAGTTCAAACTCTATTTATGAAATCACTTTTGCTAGAGAACACTTTATTTTCAGTATAAATTTTTTTGACTTGAATCGAAATTTAGTCCGATTTTACCGTGAGTATCGAACAATAGAAAAATCAAGAAAAGGTACTTTATTTGATGGGATATGAAAGTGTCATAGTGGTGAACATGGAATTTTGGAATTCTTTATTTATTCTCCTTTTTTATGGAAAAGGGCATGACTTTGGACTAACATTCAACAAAAACAAATGAttgcaaataataaaatattattagaaAACATTCGCTAATTAGTCGAATAACAATAATATAAAATTAGAGATTACGTGATCAGTTTTGGAATATGTTGACTATTTAAAGATTTGGTTCTCGTAGAGATTCTAGGGATGGgagaattaaattaaataataattttcGAAGTGGATGTAATCACTAAAAAATTATTTGGACCTCACTAGCATCCTATCCATTATAATAGCAGAATTTGATAGGAGATTTAGATTTACTTGCATTACTTATTGGGACTCGGTGTTTATATCAAATACAAATAATTTAACCTGAATAATAGAAAATCAAAtcgaaaatatatattataattatAGTTAAGTGATAAATATGTCAAAAGTTAAAACATATGTCTTGTGAATTAGTGTAAATATTAAGTGGAGAGAAATTTTTACCTCtattattctagtttttttaaataaaatatattccCAACTCTTAAATGGCGAATAAGATATTTGTGAAAACTCATTTTCATGGATTTAATTCAAATATATTCACGTGTATTAACAAAAAAAATGGTTGAGATATGTAGTCAGAGAGAAAAGAAGTGAGGAGTGAAATGGTCAATTAAAATTCAATGAGTATTTTGTGTTAAGTCCAATTTCCAAGGCTGTTAATGACAATACCTACCTAAAATTCTGTTAAAAATCTTATTGCAATAGACATTCACAATACTTCAATTTTAGTTCTACAATGAGATATTTCAATCAAAATGAAACActcatcaaaaagaaaaaaacatcTAATTTTGGTTCAAATTAGTTTTCTCAAGAAATATTGTTCACATAAAAGTAATCTTATAAATGTCAAAATATTAACTTGTTCTAATTGAAAGTGGTGCTATAGTTAGAGATTGATGAGAGGGAAATTTTTGCTTAAAACTCGATTTTCAAAAGTTGATTCTTTTGTTCTcgcttaattttaaaaaaattcagtGTCGAAATACAAATTTAGAgagaaattatttatttaaacttTTTTGAGAAAATATTCTTGAAGAACACCCGAGTCAATAATTATAACTTACATCTGGATCGTTTAATTATTTCcaataaaattcaaaaattcactctattcTTTAGTATAAACATTATTTTTGGTTTTTGAACTTTTTAGGAAAAGCTTAAGAGCTTGTTATATATCAAAATGAAAGGTCTAAAGTTGCATAGCATGTGAACATCATATCCGTTTCATTTTCATAAAATAGCTGATTGATAAGGTTTAAATGACTTAAAACAAGTAGGAAAATTACAAGTAGGCCTAAATGTTACTCTTTAAAATGACATGAAAAATCCCTATGATTGTTTTTATGGTAAGAAGTCAAATTTAGGCATCTAAAGAGGGGACCTTTAgcaataaaagaaagaattgatagCAATTTGACACAATTGAAAGCTACAGGTCAAGTGGTCAATGTTAATCCAAAATTATGGGACCAAAAGTGGGGTCTatatttaaacaaataaatcCATAGTTATTTAAGGCTTCTGGCCCAATAAGGATAATTTCACTATGTTGAGTTTTGGCGCCTTCCACCATATCCTAGTATTATTTTTACACACATATTCTTAATGTATGCAAAAATGTGGACCTGCGTAAATACAAGATATTTTGTACACCTAGCTGTCTTTTATTCATAGTTTTCGCATGTCACCAAGTAGTATAAAGGAATCAATGCGCGCGATTCTCCATTTTTAACGGGAAGACTCAGGGTTGAGTTATAGGAATAGAGAAACTCTTGATATTAGTATTTTTCCTTAGTAAATCCTGAATGGTTAAATTTGAATTAATCGGGTTAGTAAGTTTTCAGATACTGAATGcataaaacacaaaagaaaaagaaggtaTAGTGTATGTATGTGTGTCTATATCCATTTCATTCTTCATGTTCGTAGGTTATTTTTCATATGACACTATTATTATTTAGAGAATCAAATAATTCTTTCTTCGATTATGATATTTCccaaatatttttaatattcttaataaattatgatttattatattgtcATTGCAAAGTTTGCTTTGAGAATTGGATATTTTAATCTTCACGTTCGTCATTACTTTCCATGAGTATAGATATCATATAACTTTGTCCACAAAATTTGGACAGATGTAAAGAAAATTACCTACTGATTTGCTTTATTGAACCTAAGACATCATCCAAGACTTGTATCATTTGATGATACCATATAAATCGTTAGA
Protein-coding sequences here:
- the LOC104096366 gene encoding uncharacterized protein isoform X2, which encodes MTNSNDDDIDLGLAVGCTTHNVKTKTEDDSGAGVNASSMVDMAFAASDPLSELVWSPHKGLSLKCADSRLADKKPVLLWNVGLSNVISPPSQSGRFKGTYDENAVNERTIVSPERFLLDGVVDDKHSLAYETNVMGSKCGNEVGCSSQVKIMNTADGVDTLGTNQDAESLKNTEKGFCISQDIQIPQTVESSENHAGQGDLGTERSLQHGADSKLDTGTTKPLAEKTNQGISANDKRRDGDVLVSSHALIPTVKDSEADERLEFAVEEDSRNRKKNSYTTSPPAECIAENDVHLPGVKETCDQKEEQLLRDSSVPLEASPTYSRSSSYRRKGKGKALSEGNVNSKMSNGEEDSHESVESCNGTGLIPKGKKRWNFEQQSFVGSKRIRTHVHRDSAAESTVARNSSFMTWISNMVKGFSKSNLKESPTLALTFTPNNDEENQGKETNNQEIVMYDKDHDPISRSMGFQTVFQSLYCPTLKVTEKETPKDNNVLIEVPPISCHGGDKVTASAENKASSDIACSKANDELNSTDSLSRLKTGIGEENNTCHSSERDTVYGTPNRNQSLHSLWITRFSNRTPGTTVLSADNPKPTAHETLTCSTECRRPNPQAQTSVDCVIEHQISGARETSSGDEDDDVAASSKEINQSNIHPIIPSAKFKKSEALASLFARRLDALKHILPSSTRGEYSYTRTTCFFCGRSGHDLRNCSEVTESELEVLTRNIRAYNGAEESTCLCIRCFQIDHWAISCPTSSPNRNRNDNLQLFTGNECSSSLLEIKQSQRIELANHAYHSKNQLWFARTSGSNQIQKKRISDPVENSLKESKISSNLVSKEITTDVPKGIFDVIRGLRLSRVDILKWVNSNASLSHLDGLFLRLRLGKWEAGRGGTGYYVACITG
- the LOC104096366 gene encoding uncharacterized protein isoform X1, producing MTNSNDDDIDLGLAVGCTTHNVKTKTEDDSGAGVNASSMVDMAFAASDPLSELVWSPHKGLSLKCADSRLADKKPVLLWNVGLSNVISPPSQSGRFKGTYDENAVNERTIVSPERFLLDGVVDDKHSLAYETNVMGSKCGNEVGCSSQVKIMNTADGVDTLGTNQDAESLKNTEKGFCISQDIQIPQTVESSENHAGQGDLGTERSLQHGADSKLDTGTTKPLAEKTNQGISANDKRRDGDVLVSSHALIPTVKDSEADERLEFAVEEDSRNRKKNSYTTSPPAECIAENDVHLPGVKETCDQKEEQLLRDSSVPLEASPTYSRSSSYRRKGKGKALSEGNVNSKMSNGEEDSHESVESCNGTGLIPKGKKRWNFEQQSFVGSKRIRTHVHRDSAAESTVARNSSFMTWISNMVKGFSKSNLKESPTLALTFTPNNDEENQGKETNNQEIVMYDKDHDPISRSMGFQTVFQSLYCPTLKVTEKETPKDNNVLIEVPPISCHGGDKVTASAENKASSDIACSKANDELNSTDSLSRLKTGIGEENNTCHSSERDTVYGTPNRNQSLHSLWITRFSNRTPGTTVLSADNPKPTAHETLTCSTECRRPNPQAQTSVDCVIEHQISGARETSSGDEDDDVAASSKEINQSNIHPIIPSAKFKKSEALASLFARRLDALKHILPSSTRGEYSYTRTTCFFCGRSGHDLRNCSEVTESELEVLTRNIRAYNGAEESTCLCIRCFQIDHWAISCPTSSPNRNRNDNLQLFTGNECSSSLLEIKQSQRIELANHAYHSKNQLWFARTSGSNQIQKKRISDPVENSLKESKISSNLVSKEITTDVPKGIFDVIRGLRLSRVDILKWVNSNASLSHLDGLFLRLRLGKWEAGRGGTGYYVACITGVKGEKSERDSRKRISVNVCGVECFVGSQYVSNQDFLEDELTTWWRKMLESGGKFPAEEDLRLKLEERLKLGF